A portion of the Lysinibacillus timonensis genome contains these proteins:
- a CDS encoding primary-amine oxidase, which yields MKIQTQKVIHPLEPLSADEITLAVEVVKKEKKLHEKFRFAQVLLNEPPKDVVLNFVEGTSFGREAFIILLDTTTNETYEAVVSILDQKIVSWELIPDVRPGFMLDEFEEVEEFLKKHPDYQAALLKRGITDPSLVMIDPWSAGYYDIPEDEGKRIVRAIAWVRPAPKENGYCYPITGLIAVVDVNKMELVRLEDYGVKPIPPTQGAYIPEEATEYEISFREDVKPLEIIQPEGPSFTVNGHCIEWQKWKIRFGFTPREGLVIHTVSYEDKEKERPILYRAALSEMVVPYGDTNPAHNWQNAFDAGEYGIGQLANSLELGCDCVGHIQYFDAVMSNSKGEPFTIKNAVCLHEEDYGIAWKHTDWRTNQVEVRRSRRLVLSFFATVANYDYGFFWSFYQDGTIECEVKLTGVLNVGALDVGEKPKYGTEVAPQVNAPYHQHFFNFRINPMIDGVNNSLVESFTVAEQPGPDNPNNNGFYTIAKTFKTESEAISNIDIVKQTTWKIINPNSKNFVGQPVGYKLVTGENCHPFATDEATVIQRAGYIKNHLYVTQYDSSQMFASGRYPNQSKGGDSLEHYVKADRPIENTDIVVWYTMGHHHITRTEDWPVMPTAYQSFQLKPNGFFDRNPALDLPRPIAKNTTCSMTSKDRCH from the coding sequence ATGAAAATTCAAACGCAAAAGGTAATCCATCCGCTTGAACCATTGTCAGCTGATGAAATTACTTTGGCTGTAGAAGTAGTAAAGAAAGAGAAGAAGCTCCATGAGAAATTTCGTTTTGCACAAGTGTTATTAAATGAACCACCAAAAGATGTTGTTCTTAATTTTGTAGAAGGTACTTCTTTTGGCCGTGAAGCCTTTATTATCCTCCTTGATACAACAACAAACGAAACATATGAAGCAGTTGTATCCATATTGGATCAAAAGATCGTTTCTTGGGAATTGATTCCAGATGTGCGACCAGGTTTTATGCTTGATGAGTTTGAAGAAGTCGAGGAATTCCTAAAAAAACACCCGGACTATCAAGCAGCATTGTTAAAACGTGGTATTACCGATCCGAGTTTAGTGATGATTGATCCATGGTCAGCTGGATATTATGACATTCCTGAAGATGAAGGGAAACGTATTGTTCGTGCGATTGCATGGGTGCGTCCAGCTCCAAAAGAAAATGGGTATTGCTATCCAATTACAGGTTTAATAGCTGTGGTAGATGTAAACAAAATGGAGCTTGTTCGTTTAGAAGATTATGGTGTTAAACCGATTCCTCCAACACAAGGTGCCTATATACCGGAAGAAGCAACGGAGTATGAAATAAGTTTTCGAGAAGATGTGAAACCTTTAGAAATCATTCAACCTGAAGGTCCAAGTTTTACAGTAAATGGACACTGTATTGAATGGCAAAAATGGAAAATACGTTTTGGGTTTACACCTCGTGAAGGGCTAGTAATCCATACGGTTAGTTATGAAGATAAAGAAAAAGAACGTCCCATTCTTTACCGTGCAGCATTATCTGAAATGGTAGTACCTTACGGAGATACAAATCCTGCACACAATTGGCAAAACGCATTCGATGCAGGGGAATATGGAATTGGTCAATTAGCTAATTCTTTAGAATTAGGGTGTGACTGCGTAGGGCATATTCAGTACTTTGATGCAGTTATGTCTAACAGTAAAGGTGAACCATTTACAATTAAAAACGCAGTATGCTTACACGAAGAAGATTATGGCATTGCGTGGAAACATACTGATTGGCGCACAAATCAAGTGGAAGTACGTCGATCACGTCGCTTAGTACTTTCATTTTTTGCTACGGTTGCGAACTACGATTATGGATTTTTCTGGTCGTTCTACCAGGATGGAACAATTGAATGTGAAGTGAAACTAACAGGTGTGTTAAATGTAGGAGCTCTAGATGTAGGTGAAAAACCGAAATATGGAACTGAAGTTGCGCCACAGGTCAATGCACCATATCACCAACATTTCTTTAACTTCCGTATCAATCCAATGATCGATGGGGTAAATAATTCACTAGTTGAGTCATTCACAGTGGCTGAACAACCAGGTCCAGATAATCCAAATAACAATGGATTCTATACAATTGCAAAGACATTCAAGACAGAAAGTGAGGCAATCAGTAATATCGATATTGTCAAACAAACAACTTGGAAAATTATTAACCCAAATTCGAAAAACTTCGTTGGGCAACCTGTTGGCTACAAACTTGTTACTGGTGAAAACTGTCATCCATTCGCAACAGATGAAGCAACAGTAATACAACGTGCTGGCTACATTAAAAATCATTTATATGTAACGCAGTATGATTCTAGTCAAATGTTTGCATCAGGTCGTTACCCGAACCAATCAAAAGGTGGCGATAGTTTAGAGCATTATGTGAAAGCCGACCGACCAATTGAAAATACTGACATCGTTGTATGGTACACAATGGGTCATCACCATATTACGCGTACAGAAGATTGGCCAGTCATGCCAACTGCTTATCAAAGTTTTCAGCTAAAACCGAACGGATTCTTTGATCGAAATCCAGCATTAGATTTACCAAGACCAATAGCGAAAAATACAACTTGTTCTATGACATCAAAAGATCGTTGTCATTAG